The sequence CGGGGTAGAGCGTTGCGCTGGTGCCTGAGGAGAAGGCCTGGGGTCCGGCAAATAGCTGGGCTATCTGGGTGGCAAACTCAGCGCGGGTCATGGGGTCGGCGGGGCGAAAGGTGCCGTCGGGAAAGCCCGCTACTAAGTCTCGCTGAGCTAGGTCTGCCAGAATGGGCCAGGCCCAGTGGTCAGGGTCTAGATCGATAAAGCGCGCTTCAGTTTGCACCTGGGGAAGGTCGGGCCAGGCCTGCTGGGGTGGCAAGGGTTGGGGCACTACGGGCGGTGGCACCGTCAGGGGTTGGCGGTGGGGGTGGGGTGCTGATTGCTGACGACGAACGTTAAACAGGGAGCGTAGGCCCCGCCCTTGAGGTTGGGACGCCACGGGATAAATGAATGATCCAGGGTCTTGGCGGCTTGAAGCAACTAGGGCACCGCCCGCTGCGATCGCCAGTAGCCAGGCCGGGATCAGCAGGTGCCAGGGTAGTTTACGGGATCCCTTAACCCGCGATTTTGACTGGGTTGAAACGCGAAATAACGGGGGCATTGGGGGAAACGGGCTGAGACTGCTACACTAGGGCGGGTAGCCAGTAACAATTATTATTGACTGAGCTTGCCCACTATGATAGTTCTTGCTTGAGGTTTGATCTGGGGCAAGTTGATGCCTAAACGCTACACCAGCCTAAAATCTAACCCTTTGGGTAGTCGCTGGTGGCGGTAACACTGTTTCGTCACACATTGGTTGAATCGTAATGGTGAAGGGGAAACAACAACACCCAGGGACTGTAGCCGCGATCGCTGGGGCCATAGCGCTCATTGGTCTGGTGACTGCGGGGTATAGCCGACAGCCCCGTGGCGTTGCTCAAGCTATCCATAGTCAGGCACCCATCGCCGCTACGCCCTCAAAAGCTTCCCCCTATTTAGCGAAGGCCGATACGTTACTCACTGGGGTGCTGGCTCCTCTCAGCTCGTTGCGAGTCATGCAGCGAGCGATCGCTCTGGCCCCTGGCACTGATGTAGACACCGTACCCACCCTGGCGCTGTTGGCGGCCCCGCTCAAAACTACTGGTTTGGGGCCAATTCGCATTGGTATGCAGCTCGATGACCTGCGAGCTAAAGGGTTAATCCCAGTGACCATGGCAGATGCCAGTAACGGCGAGTGCGAGTACTACCGAATTCAAGATCATGGTGAACCGATTGGGCTAATGGTCATCAACGATAAAGTCTTGCGGGTCGATGTGTGGCCAGGTAGCTTGACCACCACGCGTAGCGGCATCAGAATTGGCTCCACCGAGCGCGACCTAGTCCGGGTCTATGGTCAGCAGCTTGAGGCCACGGCTAACCCCGTCACCCTCGGCAAAACCGTAATCTTTACCCCCAAAGACCCCGGCGAAGATGTGTTTCGGCTGGTGTTTGAAACTGACGACCAAGGTCGGGTTTTACAGTTCCGCGCTGGGCAGTTTCCGTCGGTAACCTGGGCCGAAGGGTGCCTTTAGAGTTCGCCCAGGCAGCGAATCGCTTCTAGCATGCCTCGGGCTTTGTTCAGGGTTTCCTGGTACTCCAGCGTCGGTACTGAGTCGGCGACGAGCCCAGCACCCGCCTGAACGCTGACCCTGTGCCCACCCTCGGGCTGCGATCGCACCACCATGGTACGAATGGTGATCGCGGTGTTGAGCTGCCCCTCAAAGTCGTAGTGGCCGTAAACCCCCGAGTAAGGACCCCGACGGCAGGGTTCTAAATCGTGGATGATCTGCATGGCGCGAATTTTTGGTGCCCCACTGACTGTGCCTGCGGGGAAGCAGGCCTTGAGTAAATCCCAGGCGGTTTTGCTAGGGCTGAGGTGACCCACTACATTGCTGACAATGTGCATTACGTGGGAGTAACGCTCAATCACCATCAGCTCGTCGACCTGCACAGTGCCGCTGAGACACACCCGGCCCAGGTCATTGCGGCCCAGGTCAACCAGCATGACGTGCTCGGCCCGCTCCTTGGGGTCGGCTAGCAAGTCTTGCTCGTAGGCGATGTCTGCGGCGGTGGTTTCGCCCCGAGGGCGCGTACCGGCGATGGGGCGCACCGTGGCAATTTGGGGCTGGCTGGGGTCGTCGGCCAGGGTAGCTTTGACCATCACCTCGGGGCTAGAGCCAATCAGCTGCCAATCATAGAAATTGAAATAGCACATATAGGGCGAGGGGTTGATCTGCCGCAGAGAGCGGTATAGATCGAAGGGATCACCTTGGTAGGTGGTGTCAAGCCGCTGGGAGATCACCACCTGAAAGATATCGCCGGCCCGGATATGGTCTTTGGCCCGCTCGACGCCCGCACAAAATTCTTCAGCGGTGCGGTTGCTGGTGTAGTTGACCGGGGCGGCCTGGCTGCGCGGCTGCCAGGGCAAGCTAGCCTGCTCGGGTGACAGCGGCAGAGTCAGCTTGTGGAGGAGTTGACGGACGCGATCGCAGGCTCCCTCGTAGGCCTCCTGCATATCGGTATCCGGGTCGCGCAGATCAGCGTAGGCGATCGCCCAAATTTTGCGCTGCACCTGGTCAAAAATCAGCAGACTATCCACCTGCATCCACAGGCCATCGGGTAGGTCATCTGGGCTGGGGGGATGGATGGGCACCGTCGGCTCAATCCAGCGGATCAGCTCGTAGCCCCAAAAGCCAAACAGCCCGCCAATGCCGGGAGGCAGTGCCGGCAGCTTCACCGGCTGGTAGGGAGCCAGGCAGTGGGTCAGGGTGTCGAAGGGGTTGCCCTGGTGCTCGACCACTGTGCCATTGCGGTGGGTCTGGGTAGAGCGATCGCCCCGGTTTTCTAGCACCCACAGCGGGTCACAGCCCAAAAAACTGTAGCGGCCAAGGGTTTCGCCCCCCTCTACAGACTCCAGCAAAAAGCTGTAGGGCTGACCAGCACACACTTTATACCAAGCCGACACAGGAGTGTCGAGGTCGGCCAGCCACTCTTGGTACACGGGTACAAAGTTGCCCTGGGTAGCGTAGGTCTTAAATTGCTCAAAGTCGGGGAAAATCATGGCAATTATTTTATAGCCGGGCCGCAGAAAACGCGATTATTCTAGGACTGTCTTTAGCTATCGCACACAACTTCTATCTCAGCACAGCCTCGCTCACAGCAAAAGGGGCATAGCCTAAGCTACGCCCCTAACAACACAACAGTCACAGTCGGCACTGAAAAGTCTCATCCTCAAACGGCTCTATCCCAAGCCCGAGGATGACGTGCCTAAACTTCGTAGGTGGTCTTACCACTAAACTTAATGGTAGCTGGGTCGGGGTTAGCCCCAATATTGCGCGATATGCTATTCACCGCGCCGCGACCTTCATTTACCTTCTCAGGGAAGACCCCATCTGCCGGGTGCAGGTACTGAGTCTCACCACTAGGGTAAACGCGATAAATTTTGTAGTTTTCGATTTTGGGCTTGAATTTGTTGCGCAGCTGCCTACCCAGAGCCAAGCACTGCTCTTTACGAGCCAGATACAGGAGGTTATCACCTTCGTTCATGAAGGCTGCGCCACCGGTGGGCATTTCAAAAACCTGCTTCTTGGGGCTGGTCCAGGTGATAGCATACTTTTCTTCAACCTGGGCTTTGGTGAGGAGACCGCCGGTGCTGCCTCCAAAAATAGGTGTTTGACCTGTCAGCGTTTCAGTCATGAAGTCCTATCTCTCAACCGTTTGATGGGCATCGTATCATCGCGGGAGTGGGGGGTAATACCGATTGTTGAGGAAGTGTAACAGTTCTTCAGGTAAGGGCTGGGATGTGTGACGCGGAGTCGGATCCAAAAATCAGAATTAAAGGTTTTGATCATCGAGTATCCGACTCACAGTTCCGCCCGTCACCTTGCACCCGACGCCCAACACCCCGTTTTATCAAGCCGACCACGGCTCTTGAAAGTCGGCGTATAGCGTCAGTCCGCCGTCGATATAGAGCGTTTGCCCGGTGATGTAGGCCGCTTCGTCAGAGGCAAAAAAGGCAACGGCAGCGGCCATCTCGTCACTGGTGCCGGCTCTGCCCATGGGAATATGGCTCTCAACCTCGGCTTGCTTTTCCGGGTCTTCGGTCCAAGCCTCGTTGATGGGGGTGATGGTGGCACCAGGGGCAATGCCGTTGACTCGAATGCCTTTAGCGGCATATTCCAGCGCCAGGGTTTTGGTCATATTGCCCATGCCGCCTTTGCTAATGGAGTAGCTTAGGTACTGGGGGCGGGGAATGATCTCGTGGACGCTGGAGATGTTGATGATGCTGCCAGGGCGGTTTTGGGCCAGCAGATGCTTAATGGTTTCGCGGGCGCACAGGTAGGCCCCGCGCAGGTTGACCCCGAGCACCCAGTCAAAGTCATCAACCTCGATCGCATCGGAGGGGCTTTCGGTCTGCACACCGGCATTGTTGATCAAAATATCTAGCTGACCAAAGTGCTCGATGGTCTGCTGCACCAGGGAGACAGCATCCTCCTCTTTAGACACATCTCCCTGGATCAGCAGGGATTTGACACCGCAGTTTTCCACATCCTGGCAAGCTTTTTCCATAGCTCTCTGGCGAGTAGTTTCGGCCCCCTCGCTGTCGCTGCGGTAGTTAATCACCACGTTGCAGCCCTCCTTGGCCAAGCGAATGGCAATAGACTGACCAATGCCAGAGGAGGCTCCGGTAATCAGTGCGGTTTTGCCGGTGAGTCCTTTCATGGTGTAGCTCCGTGGGTGGTAAACAAAGGGAGGGTACGTCATAGAGATGCCATCTAGACAATTTCTATAAACCCGAATAACTAAAACGCAATCATCATTAAAACGCAATAATTAAAGGGCCAACGCCTGACACAGCCGTCCCCTGGGGTGAGCATACTAAAGCCCAAAACGTTGATCTATCTCTCTGGGGAGCTATTTCGTTCTGAGCTTGACCGTCGTTTCTCGTCGTCTATTTAGGAGTTTTGAAGTCATGTACGTTTTAATTGGCGGCGCTGGCATGCTGGGCCTTGACTTGGCTAAAACCTTGCTTGATGAGGGGCATACCGTGGCGATAGTAGATACCGACCCGCTGGCCTGCCAGTATGCCCGCGAAAAGATTGGGGTAATGGCCTTTGAGGGCAGCGCAGTCAATACGACAACCTTGCTGGAAGCAGGCATTCGCAAGGCCGATGCGGTGATTGCGGCTCTGCCGGAAGATGCCTTGAACCTGGCTCTCGTTACCCTTTCCAAGCACAACGGGGTGCCGCAGACAGTGGTGCGCATGAGCGATCGCGACTTTGCCGAACCCTACCAGTTAGCCGGGGCCACCCACACCATCAGCACCACCGAACTCACCATTAACCGCATCGTGAGCGCCATTGAGTATCCCCAGGTTGAAGCAATGATGCACTTTGAGCAGGGTCAGGTCGAGGTGCTAAAGTTGCCCATTCCTCAGCAGTGCACAATCGTGGGTCGCACCCTAGCCGAAATTGCCCAGGACCCCCGGTTTCCGGCAGGCACGCTGATTATTGGCTATCAGGCCCACCCCCACGAAGATTTGACTATTCCCAACGGCAGCACAGTGCTCGAGAGTGGCTCAACCATTTTGGCGGTGACCAAGCCTGGCCTGGTGAGAAAAATGCTCGACTTTATGGGGCTTTGTGCCTAGCTTGCGTTGCCTATAACGCTAGAGAGATGCCCGTCACTCCCGTAGAAACGGGAATCTATGGGAAGCCACTGATACTGAATTCTGTTTGGTTACCCATTAGCTATTTAAGTCAGCCTACCGCTAGCTCAGCAGTTGTTGCACGTCATCTTGATCCCTGTGAGCCCTCAAACTCTCTCCTGTTAACACTGTTTTTCCAGAAAGCTGATCATTTGAGTCAGAAAATCTGCGCTTGGCACCTTAGACGAGGCTACCCCAATCCGAGAGTCCTCCTTATTTTTAGGTGGAGTCCAATTTGCTACTGGCATCTCTTCCACAAGGCCTGTAAGCAGAAGACGAAAGGCAACACGACGGACAGTCTCAGTTTGCAGTTTCAAGCGTCGAGCGATCTCACTCAGAGAAATCTTGCCGTTGGCAAAGTCCCAAACACTCCACTCCTGACGAGTTAGTCGTGTTCGAGGCTTTTCATCCGTTGTACTGAGCAAGCCCGAGCTCAAATCAGGTAATTTATCTTTTAGCGCTGACCAGTTTCGCAAACTGCGTAAACCTGGCAGTGTGACTTCAGTCGCTGGAACACTCGTACCAATCATTTCCAGATAAGGCATTTGGACATCACTAGTGACGTGAAAGGTACCATCGGGAAGCTCAAACAACGTGCAAACTTCTTGAATAACTTGTATAGAGAATAGCCCCTGCAATTGTTCTTTCGTCAACAACTTTTGAGACTTGATATAAACACCGAGGGGCATATGATCTGGACACTGTTGAATTAGCTGTAGAAGTTGAGCCTTCGATAGAAGCTTGCGACGAGCAATCAAGTGAGCTAATCCTCGACGGTCATTGCGGTTGGCTGCGGCAACAATACGCCCTTGCTTCAGCCAAATAAAATGGTGCTGAGAAAAATCTGCTGCATCTGGAAGATCGCGCACCGTTAGCAAGCCGTTCTTGTTGCCATCCTCCACTAGCTGTAAAACTTCTGGTAATGAAAAATTAGATAACTGCCCGCTAACTACCATGATTTAAATTGCCCTGAAAATATTTATCGTTTCAACATTAGATTTTGAGAAAATTGCTCAACCAATTTGATGGTAGCCTGGGCAACGGAAGATTTATTTGTGGGATCAACTCGGATAATGGGAGGACGCTTGATATCAACACGTCCATATCCCATAGCAATAGCTATGTCTTTAGCACCCCAGGCTCCTGGGCAATCCATATGAGTAAAGCCAACGATCATAGGTGCTTGGGTTCGCTGCTGCATAAAGTTGCTAATTACTCGGGCATTGCGAAGTTCTGCGGGACGATTAGCCGGAACCAAAAGTATGTAGGCGTCAGCTTTGTGGATTAGCAGATCCCACATAAAGTTAAATCGAGTTTGTCCAGGTGTGCCATATATATGTAACACCATATCTTTGCTAAACTTTAGTCGCCCGAAGTCTAAAGCAACTGTCGTCTTTTGCTTAAGTTGGGCCGTTTCATCAGTGGCTTTGCGATCAGTATCAACCACCTTGATCTCACTAATTGAACGTACAAAAGTAGACTTTCCTGCTCCAACTGGTCCAGTAACAACTAAACGTAAAACTTCCATTGTGGTTACCCGTTCTGCTTGAAATTGGTAACAACCAAGCTTAAAATAGATCAAATTAAAAGCTGGCCATCCTGAAAAAGAAACCTTTAAGCTAAGGGGCTCTAGCCTGAGCCTTTCTGTTCATCTTCACATTGAATTGGTATTAGAGTCTTAAGAATTCAAGAAAATTCAAGTTAAGGTCTAACGAAAATTCAGTTCTACGATATCGTGTTGACTACCTCTTAATACAGATTCGACTTGGGTGCCGCGAAGCCGTTTTTCCATCATGGTTTCTAAGGCACCTTGAATAGCACCTAACGTAAATGACAAGGTAGTTGATGCCCCTTGCGGTTCACCAGCAGAGCAGACTGTTTCACGGCAATAGACTCGATAGCCATCATCAAACGCTTCAATTTTGTCAACGATGCAAAGCCGAGTTCCTTCTTTCCCAAGTGCTTGGTTCATCGCGATCGCTGCTGCTGCCAGATCAGGCTTCTGCCCAGCTAAACCGAGCTCAGTGACTAGGGTTTTGCCGCGCAATCGTCCTGCTGCAACAACAGAAATATAGGCTGCCTTTTCTCCGAGAGCTTCTTCTAAACCAGATATTAAGGCTTTAAAGCAGACGATACTGCTGAAATCACCTAATTCAGAGCGAAATTGAGTTTCCGTCAAGGTGGTGCTGGCCATATCAAAAAAATCCAAAAAACAACTTTAACCAAATAACTTTTGCGCTGCTTATCTTTGCTTGCAGATTACCCATGCTTGAATAAAAAAGTAAATTAAGGGCATCCAGAAATCTGCAACAGCCTTTTGGTCATGAGGCCAAAGAGCTAGCCGACAACCTTATTTGCAGTGAGATATAGAGCAATAAAGATCTCGAGTTTAGATAAACGGCATAAGAAACCGCATCGAGCCAGAACCGATCAAAACACCTTAAGGCGATCTTTCATTGAATTCAGTGATGCAGATATAAATCATTATTCACATACACACTAGCCAAAGTAATCAGCATTTAAGCGCAAATAGATTCAGGAGTGAAGAGATTTCTTGAAGCCAAAAATTTACAAACTTTAAAGAATGATTCGATTCTTTCATTCATTTAGATAGGCAATCTTAATTTAGGAAAGTGACATTCTTGTGACGGGTATACCTAGTCTCGCAAGTCTGTTGTTGATGATGTGATTGGTTTACTTACGTATGGAATCAGTCATCAAATAGCCTGACGGCCTATCTATATTTCTTTGCCACAAGCAGGCTTCGACCATATGGAGACGCCGTTGAGTTCCGTTTACTTTGTTTAAGTTTTCTATCAGGGGGTACTAGTACTCTGCGGTATAAGTTGG is a genomic window of Nodosilinea sp. E11 containing:
- a CDS encoding S-layer homology domain-containing protein, which gives rise to MPPLFRVSTQSKSRVKGSRKLPWHLLIPAWLLAIAAGGALVASSRQDPGSFIYPVASQPQGRGLRSLFNVRRQQSAPHPHRQPLTVPPPVVPQPLPPQQAWPDLPQVQTEARFIDLDPDHWAWPILADLAQRDLVAGFPDGTFRPADPMTRAEFATQIAQLFAGPQAFSSGTSATLYPDLSPSHWAYDSVQKSVHMGFLNGHPDGTFLPDQTISRIHVIVALANGLALKSSSGAAAVLAPYSDQKQVPPWAIHQAVAATEAGLVVNYPDLKVLNPNQPATRAEVATMLHRALVYTGKLQDVPLAYVVRQ
- a CDS encoding anthranilate synthase component I family protein, which codes for MIFPDFEQFKTYATQGNFVPVYQEWLADLDTPVSAWYKVCAGQPYSFLLESVEGGETLGRYSFLGCDPLWVLENRGDRSTQTHRNGTVVEHQGNPFDTLTHCLAPYQPVKLPALPPGIGGLFGFWGYELIRWIEPTVPIHPPSPDDLPDGLWMQVDSLLIFDQVQRKIWAIAYADLRDPDTDMQEAYEGACDRVRQLLHKLTLPLSPEQASLPWQPRSQAAPVNYTSNRTAEEFCAGVERAKDHIRAGDIFQVVISQRLDTTYQGDPFDLYRSLRQINPSPYMCYFNFYDWQLIGSSPEVMVKATLADDPSQPQIATVRPIAGTRPRGETTAADIAYEQDLLADPKERAEHVMLVDLGRNDLGRVCLSGTVQVDELMVIERYSHVMHIVSNVVGHLSPSKTAWDLLKACFPAGTVSGAPKIRAMQIIHDLEPCRRGPYSGVYGHYDFEGQLNTAITIRTMVVRSQPEGGHRVSVQAGAGLVADSVPTLEYQETLNKARGMLEAIRCLGEL
- a CDS encoding photosystem I reaction center subunit II, with the protein product MTETLTGQTPIFGGSTGGLLTKAQVEEKYAITWTSPKKQVFEMPTGGAAFMNEGDNLLYLARKEQCLALGRQLRNKFKPKIENYKIYRVYPSGETQYLHPADGVFPEKVNEGRGAVNSISRNIGANPDPATIKFSGKTTYEV
- a CDS encoding glucose 1-dehydrogenase, which gives rise to MKGLTGKTALITGASSGIGQSIAIRLAKEGCNVVINYRSDSEGAETTRQRAMEKACQDVENCGVKSLLIQGDVSKEEDAVSLVQQTIEHFGQLDILINNAGVQTESPSDAIEVDDFDWVLGVNLRGAYLCARETIKHLLAQNRPGSIINISSVHEIIPRPQYLSYSISKGGMGNMTKTLALEYAAKGIRVNGIAPGATITPINEAWTEDPEKQAEVESHIPMGRAGTSDEMAAAVAFFASDEAAYITGQTLYIDGGLTLYADFQEPWSA
- a CDS encoding TrkA family potassium uptake protein, with the protein product MYVLIGGAGMLGLDLAKTLLDEGHTVAIVDTDPLACQYAREKIGVMAFEGSAVNTTTLLEAGIRKADAVIAALPEDALNLALVTLSKHNGVPQTVVRMSDRDFAEPYQLAGATHTISTTELTINRIVSAIEYPQVEAMMHFEQGQVEVLKLPIPQQCTIVGRTLAEIAQDPRFPAGTLIIGYQAHPHEDLTIPNGSTVLESGSTILAVTKPGLVRKMLDFMGLCA
- a CDS encoding DUF4388 domain-containing protein, whose translation is MVVSGQLSNFSLPEVLQLVEDGNKNGLLTVRDLPDAADFSQHHFIWLKQGRIVAAANRNDRRGLAHLIARRKLLSKAQLLQLIQQCPDHMPLGVYIKSQKLLTKEQLQGLFSIQVIQEVCTLFELPDGTFHVTSDVQMPYLEMIGTSVPATEVTLPGLRSLRNWSALKDKLPDLSSGLLSTTDEKPRTRLTRQEWSVWDFANGKISLSEIARRLKLQTETVRRVAFRLLLTGLVEEMPVANWTPPKNKEDSRIGVASSKVPSADFLTQMISFLEKQC
- a CDS encoding GTP-binding protein; the encoded protein is MEVLRLVVTGPVGAGKSTFVRSISEIKVVDTDRKATDETAQLKQKTTVALDFGRLKFSKDMVLHIYGTPGQTRFNFMWDLLIHKADAYILLVPANRPAELRNARVISNFMQQRTQAPMIVGFTHMDCPGAWGAKDIAIAMGYGRVDIKRPPIIRVDPTNKSSVAQATIKLVEQFSQNLMLKR